A window of the Hevea brasiliensis isolate MT/VB/25A 57/8 chromosome 6, ASM3005281v1, whole genome shotgun sequence genome harbors these coding sequences:
- the LOC110661892 gene encoding uncharacterized protein LOC110661892 isoform X3 — MALWVDQDLSYLTTFEDEVTRLQQYLPEYKMDCFDGTIGFETFNSLKGFSIESFSCAFDYDHINFDGDALDLYLAQEGEETKVEGNSNRLQVTNKKVLLGDFRTDSACKETLGAEPADEAPNLSCGSCEKTSLGNVALKSHSPHFQERDCHAEISNLSSSSETVLESARDRDSLLLDKMTAQDLCQVFSRIFGCETSVKDKQWLKHRIAVGLQNRGELVDSLNLLESGETSKADEEKAVVLLNAALSGSASDLTDTLENQLISREKHVKRMRLASCNSLKSVSSPVREVGFCSVNKSNTADALVTQKQTHWPTGICTKGLQEQNSRYHHRKCRASYKNARDEFLNVKIQKQHCQKGIGTAQLSCQEESLKGSCVQVPLDLPVQIGESTKDNHLVNDFDNCKDNEVSVSDEDFDRETSSADSQISEDDSVTRRKRARKRKQHHRRWTPSEVMKLIEGVSKCGVGKWTHIKKLLFSSSSHRTSVNLKDKWRNLLKASNNEMQKKRKVEQGETQLSHQLSESIWCQVRELAVIYSYPRESKSKV; from the exons ATGGCCTTAtgg GTTGACCAAGATTTATCTTATTTGACTACTTTTGAAGATGAAGTTACAAGATTGCAACAATACTTACCTGAATATAAAATGGACTGTTTTGATGGTACCATCGGTTTTGAAACATTCAATTCACTAAAGGGCTTCAGTATTGAAAGTTTTTCATGTGCTTTCGACTATGATCACATAAACTTCGATGGTG ATGCGCTGGATTTGTATCTTGCACAAGAAGGAGAGGAAACAAAGGTAGAA GGCAATAGCAATAGGCTGCAAGTCACTAACAAGAAGGTTCTTCTTGGAGATTTTAGAACTGATTCCGCATGCAAGGAAACATTGG GTGCTGAACCAGCTGATGAAGCTCCCAATTTGAGTTGCGGTTCATGTGAAAAAACCAGTCTAGGAAATGTGGCTTTGAAAAGCCACTCCCCACATTTCCAAGAAAGAGATTGTCATGCCGAAATATCCAATTTATCTTCTTCAAGCGAAACAGTGCTTGAATCTGCACGTGACAGGGATTCCCTTTTGCTTGACAAGATGACAGCTCAAGATCTTTGTCAAGTCTTCAGCAGAATATTTGGATGTGAAACATCAGTTAAGGACAAGCAATGGCTGAAACACCGTATTGCAGTTGGTTTGCAGAACCGAGGTGAATTAGTAGATAGTCTGAACTTATTGGAATCTGGTGAAACTTCCAAGGCTGATGAAGAAAAAGCTGTCGTTCTACTAAATGCGGCATTGTCTGGAAGTGCTTCTGACTTGACTGATACATTGGAAAACCAACTCATTTCAAGAGAAAAACATGTGAAAAGGATGAGGCTTGCTAGTTGCAACTCTTTGAAAAGTGTGTCTTCTCCAGTGAGAGAGGTTGGGTTTTGTTCTGTGAACAAAAGCAATACTGCGGATGCACTTGTTACACAAAAGCAAACACACTGGCCTACTGGGATATGCACCAAAGGACTACAAGAGCAAAACTCAAGATATCACCACAGAAAATGCAGGGCATCCTACAAGAATGCAAGAGACGAGTTCCTGAATGTGAAAATTCAAAAGCAGCATTGTCAAAAGGGAATAGGAACTGCACAATTGAGTTGTCAGGAAGAATCTCTGAAAGGATCCTGTGTTCAGGTTCCATTAGATCTTCCAGTCCAAATAGGGGAATCAACAAAAGATAATCATTTG GTTAATGACTTTGACAATTGCAAGGACAATGAGGTATCAGTTTCAGATGAAGATTTTGATAGGGAAACCTCTTCAGCTGACTCACAAATCTCAGAAGATGATTCTGTAACAAGGAGAAAAAGAGCTAGAAAACGGAAACAGCATCACCGGAGGTGGACGCCTTCTGAGGTGATGAAGTTAATTGAGGGTGTTTCCAAGTGTGGAGTTGGAAAATGGACTCACATAAAGAAGTTACTGTTTTCTTCATCTTCTCATCGCACATCTGTAAATCTCAAG GACAAATGGCGAAATCTTTTAAAGGCTAGCAACAATGAGATGCAAAAAAAGAGAAAG GTAGAGCAAGGGGAAACACAATTATCACATCAACTATCAGAGTCTATTTGGTGTCAGGTTAGAGAGCTGGCTGTCATCTATTCATATCCAAGGGAAAGCAAGTCCAAAGTATAA
- the LOC110661894 gene encoding lysM domain receptor-like kinase 3 yields MCKTKLAINEPDRNSARSSRTRPSQPSRTLPAQSPSTPPSPRLPTFTSSSSYSSSSAPSTSSISGALYSTSSSSTFSSRTSLSGLRQSISQSPIIYDISEIRAATNNFLAKRYSTASTSCWRCTLRDTETIVFQRKFRWKMEMSQLREHLGLISRSHHTSVVKLLGVSITGDYIYLVYEFIAGANLADCLRNARNPDFTVLSSWISRMQVAADLAHGLDYIHNQIELNLTLVHNHIKSSGIIITEPHFNAKICHFGTAQLCGEAQENKNRKKKSSTSTEITEASEIDKDKKDRSKDLKRYNSGAMQFEGVRGYMSPEFQARGIATQESDVYAFGVVILELLSGEEPLKYKYDKSKGDFIRTSLIETARAAIDGGDDGDGGREGRLRRWMDRRLKDSFPVDVAEKLTVLAVQCVHVDPNKRPDMGHVAGKISKWYLASKTWSDNLRTISDQISVSLAPR; encoded by the coding sequence ATGTGCAAAACCAAACTGGCGATCAACGAGCCAGACCGCAACTCAGCCCGCTCCTCCCGAACTCGTCCCAGTCAGCCTTCCCGGACTCTCCCCGCTCAATCTCCAAGCACCCCTCCCTCACCGAGATTGCCAACCTTCACCTCCTCATCCTCCTACTCCTCCTCCTCAGCTCCCTCAACCTCCAGCATCTCCGGTGCGTTATACTCAACAAGTTCGTCTTCCACCTTCTCCAGCCGAACCTCTCTCTCCGGTCTCCGCCAATCCATCTCTCAAAGCCCTATCATATACGACATCTCTGAGATTCGCGCCGCCACCAACAACTTCCTCGCCAAACGCTACTCCACTGCCTCCACCTCCTGCTGGCGCTGTACTCTTAGGGACACTGAGACGATTGTCTTTCAGCGCAAGTTCCGCTGGAAAATGGAAATGTCACAGCTGAGAGAACATCTAGGACTTATCAGCCGAAGCCATCATACAAGCGTAGTCAAATTACTGGGCGTTTCGATAACAGGAGACTATATCTACCTCGTTTACGAGTTCATCGCAGGCGCAAATCTAGCCGATTGTTTACGAAACGCGAGGAATCCGGACTTCACGGTTCTCTCCTCTTGGATTTCGCGAATGCAGGTCGCCGCCGACCTGGCTCACGGACTCGATTATATCCACAACCAAATAGAGTTAAACTTAACCCTAGTCCATAACCACATCAAGAGCAGTGGTATTATCATTACAGAGCCGCATTTCAATGCGAAAATTTGTCATTTTGGTACTGCACAATTGTGTGGGGAAGCGCAAGAGAATAAGAACCGAAAAAAGAAGAGCTCAACTTCGACCGAAATCACTGAAGCCAGCGAAATAGACAAAGATAAAAAAGATAGATCGAAGGATTTGAAAAGATATAATAGTGGAGCTATGCAATTCGAAGGCGTGAGAGGCTACATGTCGCCGGAATTTCAAGCCAGAGGAATAGCGACACAGGAATCCGACGTGTACGCTTTCGGTGTAGTGATATTAGAGTTGTTATCCGGTGAGGAACCATTGAAATACAAGTACGATAAGAGCAAAGGCGATTTCATACGAACGTCATTGATAGAGACAGCAAGAGCGGCGATTGACGGTGGCGACGATGGTGATGGaggaagagaagggagattaaggagGTGGATGGATAGGAGGCTGAAGGATTCGTTCCCAGTGGACGTGGCGGAGAAACTGACAGTTCTAGCAGTACAGTGCGTACACGTGGATCCAAATAAGCGGCCAGACATGGGACACGTGGCTGGGAAGATATCGAAGTGGTATTTGGCTTCAAAAACGTGGTCTGATAATTTGCGGACGATCTCTGACCAGATTTCGGTCTCCTTGGCGCCTAGATGA
- the LOC110664183 gene encoding uncharacterized protein LOC110664183 produces MDALHSSKKISKLNTINGSVSPINTRFNADSTLIRYLRGGSPITSSPCNAKNDAFSSQEFSSSRSSFGRSLSPLSSIENVMSTPVYGTPVKVVDHDVLVMDGILVESVSGGRVSRSLASDSGDSSSNSSSSSPGISVYKTELCRSWEEFGQCRYGSKCQFAHGKEELRPTCFPMKSKAETHAFKSHTAASYSFGQKSRFLMAEGAVAASHSKPEYRNRSPNIASSSITLAQRIKPEIHNKKPQDWSPLDDGIKVALPGDVDYSLSRKDVDAYIHRILHGPRTGKRLPVFTEFCL; encoded by the exons ATGGATGCCCTACACAGTTCCAAAAAAATCTCCAAACTCAACACCATAAACGGCAGCGTTTCCCCTATCAACACACGCTTTAACGCCGACTCCACGCTCATCAGATACCTTCGCGGTGGATCTCCGATCACATCCTCTCCTTGTAATGCTAAAAACGACGCCTTCTCCTCTCAGGAGTTCAGCTCCAGCAGAAGCAGCTTTGGAAGGTCCTTGTCGCCGCTGTCATCGATCGAAAATGTGATGTCAACGCCGGTGTATGGGACGCCTGTCAAGGTTGTGGATCATGATGTGCTGGTGATGGATGGGATTTTAGTGGAGTCTGTTTCTGGAGGTAGGGTTTCTAGGTCTCTGGCGTCTGATTCCGGTGATTCGTCATCCAATTCTTCGTCTTCTTCGCCAGGAATTAGCGTGTATAAGACGGAGCTATGTCGGTCTTGGGAGGAATTTGGACAGTGCCGGTATGGCTCCAAATGCCAG TTTGCGCATGGAAAAGAAGAGCTTCGACCGACTTGTTTCCCCATGAAGAGCAAAGCTGAA ACGCATGCTTTCAAGTCGCACACCGCTGCTTCATATTCTTTTGGCCAGAAGTCGCGTTTCCTCATGGCTGAAGGAGCGGTTGCAGCAAGCCATTCCAAACCTGAATACAGGAACAGAAGCCCTAACATCGCCAGCTCAAGCATCACGCTGGCGCAACGCATCAAACCAGAAATCCACAACAAAAAACCTCAAGACTGGTCGCCCTTGGATGATGGCATTAAAGTTGCCTTGCCAGGTGACGTTGACTATTCATTATCAAGAAAAGATGTTGATGCCTATATCCATAGAATTCTTCATGGCCCAAGAACAGGAAAGAGGTTGCCTGTGTTCACTGAATTTTGCCTATAG
- the LOC110661892 gene encoding uncharacterized protein LOC110661892 isoform X1, whose translation MGTESKDALVDESASIFLYSHAEVDQDLSYLTTFEDEVTRLQQYLPEYKMDCFDGTIGFETFNSLKGFSIESFSCAFDYDHINFDGDALDLYLAQEGEETKVEGNSNRLQVTNKKVLLGDFRTDSACKETLGAEPADEAPNLSCGSCEKTSLGNVALKSHSPHFQERDCHAEISNLSSSSETVLESARDRDSLLLDKMTAQDLCQVFSRIFGCETSVKDKQWLKHRIAVGLQNRGELVDSLNLLESGETSKADEEKAVVLLNAALSGSASDLTDTLENQLISREKHVKRMRLASCNSLKSVSSPVREVGFCSVNKSNTADALVTQKQTHWPTGICTKGLQEQNSRYHHRKCRASYKNARDEFLNVKIQKQHCQKGIGTAQLSCQEESLKGSCVQVPLDLPVQIGESTKDNHLVNDFDNCKDNEVSVSDEDFDRETSSADSQISEDDSVTRRKRARKRKQHHRRWTPSEVMKLIEGVSKCGVGKWTHIKKLLFSSSSHRTSVNLKDKWRNLLKASNNEMQKKRKVEQGETQLSHQLSESIWCQVRELAVIYSYPRESKSKV comes from the exons ATGGGTACAGAATCAAAGGATGCTTTAGTGGATGAGAGTGCCAGCATCTTCTTATATAGCCATGCTGAG GTTGACCAAGATTTATCTTATTTGACTACTTTTGAAGATGAAGTTACAAGATTGCAACAATACTTACCTGAATATAAAATGGACTGTTTTGATGGTACCATCGGTTTTGAAACATTCAATTCACTAAAGGGCTTCAGTATTGAAAGTTTTTCATGTGCTTTCGACTATGATCACATAAACTTCGATGGTG ATGCGCTGGATTTGTATCTTGCACAAGAAGGAGAGGAAACAAAGGTAGAA GGCAATAGCAATAGGCTGCAAGTCACTAACAAGAAGGTTCTTCTTGGAGATTTTAGAACTGATTCCGCATGCAAGGAAACATTGG GTGCTGAACCAGCTGATGAAGCTCCCAATTTGAGTTGCGGTTCATGTGAAAAAACCAGTCTAGGAAATGTGGCTTTGAAAAGCCACTCCCCACATTTCCAAGAAAGAGATTGTCATGCCGAAATATCCAATTTATCTTCTTCAAGCGAAACAGTGCTTGAATCTGCACGTGACAGGGATTCCCTTTTGCTTGACAAGATGACAGCTCAAGATCTTTGTCAAGTCTTCAGCAGAATATTTGGATGTGAAACATCAGTTAAGGACAAGCAATGGCTGAAACACCGTATTGCAGTTGGTTTGCAGAACCGAGGTGAATTAGTAGATAGTCTGAACTTATTGGAATCTGGTGAAACTTCCAAGGCTGATGAAGAAAAAGCTGTCGTTCTACTAAATGCGGCATTGTCTGGAAGTGCTTCTGACTTGACTGATACATTGGAAAACCAACTCATTTCAAGAGAAAAACATGTGAAAAGGATGAGGCTTGCTAGTTGCAACTCTTTGAAAAGTGTGTCTTCTCCAGTGAGAGAGGTTGGGTTTTGTTCTGTGAACAAAAGCAATACTGCGGATGCACTTGTTACACAAAAGCAAACACACTGGCCTACTGGGATATGCACCAAAGGACTACAAGAGCAAAACTCAAGATATCACCACAGAAAATGCAGGGCATCCTACAAGAATGCAAGAGACGAGTTCCTGAATGTGAAAATTCAAAAGCAGCATTGTCAAAAGGGAATAGGAACTGCACAATTGAGTTGTCAGGAAGAATCTCTGAAAGGATCCTGTGTTCAGGTTCCATTAGATCTTCCAGTCCAAATAGGGGAATCAACAAAAGATAATCATTTG GTTAATGACTTTGACAATTGCAAGGACAATGAGGTATCAGTTTCAGATGAAGATTTTGATAGGGAAACCTCTTCAGCTGACTCACAAATCTCAGAAGATGATTCTGTAACAAGGAGAAAAAGAGCTAGAAAACGGAAACAGCATCACCGGAGGTGGACGCCTTCTGAGGTGATGAAGTTAATTGAGGGTGTTTCCAAGTGTGGAGTTGGAAAATGGACTCACATAAAGAAGTTACTGTTTTCTTCATCTTCTCATCGCACATCTGTAAATCTCAAG GACAAATGGCGAAATCTTTTAAAGGCTAGCAACAATGAGATGCAAAAAAAGAGAAAG GTAGAGCAAGGGGAAACACAATTATCACATCAACTATCAGAGTCTATTTGGTGTCAGGTTAGAGAGCTGGCTGTCATCTATTCATATCCAAGGGAAAGCAAGTCCAAAGTATAA
- the LOC110661892 gene encoding uncharacterized protein LOC110661892 isoform X5 has protein sequence MGTESKDALVDESASIFLYSHAEVDQDLSYLTTFEDEVTRLQQYLPEYKMDCFDGTIGFETFNSLKGFSIESFSCAFDYDHINFDGDALDLYLAQEGEETKVEGNSNRLQVTNKKVLLGDFRTDSACKETLGAEPADEAPNLSCGSCEKTSLGNVALKSHSPHFQERDCHAEISNLSSSSETVLESARDRDSLLLDKMTAQDLCQVFSRIFGCETSVKDKQWLKHRIAVGLQNRGELVDSLNLLESGETSKADEEKAVVLLNAALSGSASDLTDTLENQLISREKHVKRMRLASCNSLKSVSSPVREVGFCSVNKSNTADALVTQKQTHWPTGICTKGLQEQNSRYHHRKCRASYKNARDEFLNVKIQKQHCQKGIGTAQLSCQEESLKGSCVQVPLDLPVQIGESTKDNHLVNDFDNCKDNEVSVSDEDFDRETSSADSQISEDDSVTRRKRARKRKQHHRRWTPSEVMKLIEGVSKCGVGKWTHIKKLLFSSSSHRTSVNLKDKWRNLLKASNNEMQKKRKTS, from the exons ATGGGTACAGAATCAAAGGATGCTTTAGTGGATGAGAGTGCCAGCATCTTCTTATATAGCCATGCTGAG GTTGACCAAGATTTATCTTATTTGACTACTTTTGAAGATGAAGTTACAAGATTGCAACAATACTTACCTGAATATAAAATGGACTGTTTTGATGGTACCATCGGTTTTGAAACATTCAATTCACTAAAGGGCTTCAGTATTGAAAGTTTTTCATGTGCTTTCGACTATGATCACATAAACTTCGATGGTG ATGCGCTGGATTTGTATCTTGCACAAGAAGGAGAGGAAACAAAGGTAGAA GGCAATAGCAATAGGCTGCAAGTCACTAACAAGAAGGTTCTTCTTGGAGATTTTAGAACTGATTCCGCATGCAAGGAAACATTGG GTGCTGAACCAGCTGATGAAGCTCCCAATTTGAGTTGCGGTTCATGTGAAAAAACCAGTCTAGGAAATGTGGCTTTGAAAAGCCACTCCCCACATTTCCAAGAAAGAGATTGTCATGCCGAAATATCCAATTTATCTTCTTCAAGCGAAACAGTGCTTGAATCTGCACGTGACAGGGATTCCCTTTTGCTTGACAAGATGACAGCTCAAGATCTTTGTCAAGTCTTCAGCAGAATATTTGGATGTGAAACATCAGTTAAGGACAAGCAATGGCTGAAACACCGTATTGCAGTTGGTTTGCAGAACCGAGGTGAATTAGTAGATAGTCTGAACTTATTGGAATCTGGTGAAACTTCCAAGGCTGATGAAGAAAAAGCTGTCGTTCTACTAAATGCGGCATTGTCTGGAAGTGCTTCTGACTTGACTGATACATTGGAAAACCAACTCATTTCAAGAGAAAAACATGTGAAAAGGATGAGGCTTGCTAGTTGCAACTCTTTGAAAAGTGTGTCTTCTCCAGTGAGAGAGGTTGGGTTTTGTTCTGTGAACAAAAGCAATACTGCGGATGCACTTGTTACACAAAAGCAAACACACTGGCCTACTGGGATATGCACCAAAGGACTACAAGAGCAAAACTCAAGATATCACCACAGAAAATGCAGGGCATCCTACAAGAATGCAAGAGACGAGTTCCTGAATGTGAAAATTCAAAAGCAGCATTGTCAAAAGGGAATAGGAACTGCACAATTGAGTTGTCAGGAAGAATCTCTGAAAGGATCCTGTGTTCAGGTTCCATTAGATCTTCCAGTCCAAATAGGGGAATCAACAAAAGATAATCATTTG GTTAATGACTTTGACAATTGCAAGGACAATGAGGTATCAGTTTCAGATGAAGATTTTGATAGGGAAACCTCTTCAGCTGACTCACAAATCTCAGAAGATGATTCTGTAACAAGGAGAAAAAGAGCTAGAAAACGGAAACAGCATCACCGGAGGTGGACGCCTTCTGAGGTGATGAAGTTAATTGAGGGTGTTTCCAAGTGTGGAGTTGGAAAATGGACTCACATAAAGAAGTTACTGTTTTCTTCATCTTCTCATCGCACATCTGTAAATCTCAAG GACAAATGGCGAAATCTTTTAAAGGCTAGCAACAATGAGATGCAAAAAAAGAGAAAG ACGAGCTAA
- the LOC110661892 gene encoding uncharacterized protein LOC110661892 isoform X2 produces the protein MGTESKDALVDESASIFLYSHAEVDQDLSYLTTFEDEVTRLQQYLPEYKMDCFDGTIGFETFNSLKGFSIESFSCAFDYDHINFDGDALDLYLAQEGEETKGNSNRLQVTNKKVLLGDFRTDSACKETLGAEPADEAPNLSCGSCEKTSLGNVALKSHSPHFQERDCHAEISNLSSSSETVLESARDRDSLLLDKMTAQDLCQVFSRIFGCETSVKDKQWLKHRIAVGLQNRGELVDSLNLLESGETSKADEEKAVVLLNAALSGSASDLTDTLENQLISREKHVKRMRLASCNSLKSVSSPVREVGFCSVNKSNTADALVTQKQTHWPTGICTKGLQEQNSRYHHRKCRASYKNARDEFLNVKIQKQHCQKGIGTAQLSCQEESLKGSCVQVPLDLPVQIGESTKDNHLVNDFDNCKDNEVSVSDEDFDRETSSADSQISEDDSVTRRKRARKRKQHHRRWTPSEVMKLIEGVSKCGVGKWTHIKKLLFSSSSHRTSVNLKDKWRNLLKASNNEMQKKRKVEQGETQLSHQLSESIWCQVRELAVIYSYPRESKSKV, from the exons ATGGGTACAGAATCAAAGGATGCTTTAGTGGATGAGAGTGCCAGCATCTTCTTATATAGCCATGCTGAG GTTGACCAAGATTTATCTTATTTGACTACTTTTGAAGATGAAGTTACAAGATTGCAACAATACTTACCTGAATATAAAATGGACTGTTTTGATGGTACCATCGGTTTTGAAACATTCAATTCACTAAAGGGCTTCAGTATTGAAAGTTTTTCATGTGCTTTCGACTATGATCACATAAACTTCGATGGTG ATGCGCTGGATTTGTATCTTGCACAAGAAGGAGAGGAAACAAAG GGCAATAGCAATAGGCTGCAAGTCACTAACAAGAAGGTTCTTCTTGGAGATTTTAGAACTGATTCCGCATGCAAGGAAACATTGG GTGCTGAACCAGCTGATGAAGCTCCCAATTTGAGTTGCGGTTCATGTGAAAAAACCAGTCTAGGAAATGTGGCTTTGAAAAGCCACTCCCCACATTTCCAAGAAAGAGATTGTCATGCCGAAATATCCAATTTATCTTCTTCAAGCGAAACAGTGCTTGAATCTGCACGTGACAGGGATTCCCTTTTGCTTGACAAGATGACAGCTCAAGATCTTTGTCAAGTCTTCAGCAGAATATTTGGATGTGAAACATCAGTTAAGGACAAGCAATGGCTGAAACACCGTATTGCAGTTGGTTTGCAGAACCGAGGTGAATTAGTAGATAGTCTGAACTTATTGGAATCTGGTGAAACTTCCAAGGCTGATGAAGAAAAAGCTGTCGTTCTACTAAATGCGGCATTGTCTGGAAGTGCTTCTGACTTGACTGATACATTGGAAAACCAACTCATTTCAAGAGAAAAACATGTGAAAAGGATGAGGCTTGCTAGTTGCAACTCTTTGAAAAGTGTGTCTTCTCCAGTGAGAGAGGTTGGGTTTTGTTCTGTGAACAAAAGCAATACTGCGGATGCACTTGTTACACAAAAGCAAACACACTGGCCTACTGGGATATGCACCAAAGGACTACAAGAGCAAAACTCAAGATATCACCACAGAAAATGCAGGGCATCCTACAAGAATGCAAGAGACGAGTTCCTGAATGTGAAAATTCAAAAGCAGCATTGTCAAAAGGGAATAGGAACTGCACAATTGAGTTGTCAGGAAGAATCTCTGAAAGGATCCTGTGTTCAGGTTCCATTAGATCTTCCAGTCCAAATAGGGGAATCAACAAAAGATAATCATTTG GTTAATGACTTTGACAATTGCAAGGACAATGAGGTATCAGTTTCAGATGAAGATTTTGATAGGGAAACCTCTTCAGCTGACTCACAAATCTCAGAAGATGATTCTGTAACAAGGAGAAAAAGAGCTAGAAAACGGAAACAGCATCACCGGAGGTGGACGCCTTCTGAGGTGATGAAGTTAATTGAGGGTGTTTCCAAGTGTGGAGTTGGAAAATGGACTCACATAAAGAAGTTACTGTTTTCTTCATCTTCTCATCGCACATCTGTAAATCTCAAG GACAAATGGCGAAATCTTTTAAAGGCTAGCAACAATGAGATGCAAAAAAAGAGAAAG GTAGAGCAAGGGGAAACACAATTATCACATCAACTATCAGAGTCTATTTGGTGTCAGGTTAGAGAGCTGGCTGTCATCTATTCATATCCAAGGGAAAGCAAGTCCAAAGTATAA
- the LOC110661892 gene encoding uncharacterized protein LOC110661892 isoform X4 gives MALWVDQDLSYLTTFEDEVTRLQQYLPEYKMDCFDGTIGFETFNSLKGFSIESFSCAFDYDHINFDGDALDLYLAQEGEETKGNSNRLQVTNKKVLLGDFRTDSACKETLGAEPADEAPNLSCGSCEKTSLGNVALKSHSPHFQERDCHAEISNLSSSSETVLESARDRDSLLLDKMTAQDLCQVFSRIFGCETSVKDKQWLKHRIAVGLQNRGELVDSLNLLESGETSKADEEKAVVLLNAALSGSASDLTDTLENQLISREKHVKRMRLASCNSLKSVSSPVREVGFCSVNKSNTADALVTQKQTHWPTGICTKGLQEQNSRYHHRKCRASYKNARDEFLNVKIQKQHCQKGIGTAQLSCQEESLKGSCVQVPLDLPVQIGESTKDNHLVNDFDNCKDNEVSVSDEDFDRETSSADSQISEDDSVTRRKRARKRKQHHRRWTPSEVMKLIEGVSKCGVGKWTHIKKLLFSSSSHRTSVNLKDKWRNLLKASNNEMQKKRKVEQGETQLSHQLSESIWCQVRELAVIYSYPRESKSKV, from the exons ATGGCCTTAtgg GTTGACCAAGATTTATCTTATTTGACTACTTTTGAAGATGAAGTTACAAGATTGCAACAATACTTACCTGAATATAAAATGGACTGTTTTGATGGTACCATCGGTTTTGAAACATTCAATTCACTAAAGGGCTTCAGTATTGAAAGTTTTTCATGTGCTTTCGACTATGATCACATAAACTTCGATGGTG ATGCGCTGGATTTGTATCTTGCACAAGAAGGAGAGGAAACAAAG GGCAATAGCAATAGGCTGCAAGTCACTAACAAGAAGGTTCTTCTTGGAGATTTTAGAACTGATTCCGCATGCAAGGAAACATTGG GTGCTGAACCAGCTGATGAAGCTCCCAATTTGAGTTGCGGTTCATGTGAAAAAACCAGTCTAGGAAATGTGGCTTTGAAAAGCCACTCCCCACATTTCCAAGAAAGAGATTGTCATGCCGAAATATCCAATTTATCTTCTTCAAGCGAAACAGTGCTTGAATCTGCACGTGACAGGGATTCCCTTTTGCTTGACAAGATGACAGCTCAAGATCTTTGTCAAGTCTTCAGCAGAATATTTGGATGTGAAACATCAGTTAAGGACAAGCAATGGCTGAAACACCGTATTGCAGTTGGTTTGCAGAACCGAGGTGAATTAGTAGATAGTCTGAACTTATTGGAATCTGGTGAAACTTCCAAGGCTGATGAAGAAAAAGCTGTCGTTCTACTAAATGCGGCATTGTCTGGAAGTGCTTCTGACTTGACTGATACATTGGAAAACCAACTCATTTCAAGAGAAAAACATGTGAAAAGGATGAGGCTTGCTAGTTGCAACTCTTTGAAAAGTGTGTCTTCTCCAGTGAGAGAGGTTGGGTTTTGTTCTGTGAACAAAAGCAATACTGCGGATGCACTTGTTACACAAAAGCAAACACACTGGCCTACTGGGATATGCACCAAAGGACTACAAGAGCAAAACTCAAGATATCACCACAGAAAATGCAGGGCATCCTACAAGAATGCAAGAGACGAGTTCCTGAATGTGAAAATTCAAAAGCAGCATTGTCAAAAGGGAATAGGAACTGCACAATTGAGTTGTCAGGAAGAATCTCTGAAAGGATCCTGTGTTCAGGTTCCATTAGATCTTCCAGTCCAAATAGGGGAATCAACAAAAGATAATCATTTG GTTAATGACTTTGACAATTGCAAGGACAATGAGGTATCAGTTTCAGATGAAGATTTTGATAGGGAAACCTCTTCAGCTGACTCACAAATCTCAGAAGATGATTCTGTAACAAGGAGAAAAAGAGCTAGAAAACGGAAACAGCATCACCGGAGGTGGACGCCTTCTGAGGTGATGAAGTTAATTGAGGGTGTTTCCAAGTGTGGAGTTGGAAAATGGACTCACATAAAGAAGTTACTGTTTTCTTCATCTTCTCATCGCACATCTGTAAATCTCAAG GACAAATGGCGAAATCTTTTAAAGGCTAGCAACAATGAGATGCAAAAAAAGAGAAAG GTAGAGCAAGGGGAAACACAATTATCACATCAACTATCAGAGTCTATTTGGTGTCAGGTTAGAGAGCTGGCTGTCATCTATTCATATCCAAGGGAAAGCAAGTCCAAAGTATAA